The following are encoded together in the Prionailurus viverrinus isolate Anna chromosome B3, UM_Priviv_1.0, whole genome shotgun sequence genome:
- the SELENOS gene encoding selenoprotein S, whose translation MERDGQQLSARPALETEGLRFLHVTVGSLLATYGWYIVFSCILLYVVFQKLSTRLRALRQRQLDRAAAAVEPDVVVKRQEALAAARLKMQEELNAQVEKHKEKLRQLEEQKRRQKIEMWDSMQEGKSYKGNVRKPPEEDSAGPSTSSVLPKRKSDRKPLRGGGYNPLSGEGGGACSWRPGRRGPSAGG comes from the exons ATGGAGCGCGACGGGCAGCAGCTGTCCGCGCGGCCGGCCCTGGAGACAGAGGGATTGCGCTTCCTTCACGTCACGG tgGGCTCCCTGCTAGCCACCTATGGCTGGTACATCGTCTTCAGCTGCATCCTTCTCTACGTGGTATTTCAGAAGCTTTCCACCCGACTCAGGGCCCTGAGGCAGAGACAGCTGGACCGAGCTGCGGCTGCAGTGG AACCTGATGTTGTTGTTAAACGGCAAGAGGCTTTAGCAGCTGCCCGTTTGAAAATGCAAGAAGAATTAAATGCACAAGTCGAAAAGCATAAGGAAAAACTGAGACAG CTTGAAGaacaaaaaaggagacagaagattGAAATGTGGGACAGCATGCAAGAAGGAAAAAGTTACAAAGGAAATGTAAGAAAGCCCCCGGAAGAAGATAGTGCTGGGCCTTCTACTTCATCAGTACTGCCGAAACGGAAGTCTGACAGAAAACCTCTGCGAGGAGGTG GTTACAACCCTTTGTCTGGTGAAGGAGGTGGAGCCTGCTCCTGGAGACCCGGACGCAGAGGCCCGTCAGCTGGTGGATGA